The following are from one region of the Primulina eburnea isolate SZY01 chromosome 17, ASM2296580v1, whole genome shotgun sequence genome:
- the LOC140818069 gene encoding beta-galactosidase-like isoform X2 has translation MREMGSMWIMSRVKIYVYIFLLSLACSSVTATVSYDDKSFIINGKRRILVSGSIHYPRSTAEMWPDLIQKAKDGGLDVIQTYVFWNGHEPSPGNYNFEGRFDLVKFIKLVQQAGLYVHLRIGPYVCAEWNFGGFPVWLKYVPGIRFRTDNQPFKVAMQGFVTKIVSLMKSESLFEPQGGPIIMSQIENEYGPVEWEIGAPGKAYTAWAAKMAVGLNTGVPWIMCKQETAPDPIIDTCNGFYCEGFRPNRPYKPKMWTEVWTGWYAQYGGAVPHRPVEDLAFSIARFVQNNGSYFNYYMYHGGTNFGRTAAGLFVTTSYDYDAPIDEYGLVNEPKYGHLRDLHKAIKQCEPALVSSYPTVSWPGKNQEVHVFRTKSGDCSAFLSNYDPTYSAKLTFGNTQYDLPPWSISILPDCKTAVYNTARISSKGSDAKMIPVNGGLSWQSYNEETPSADNSDTLAMEGLWEQVNVTRDSSDYLWYLAQVNIASDEAFLKNGRLPLLTVMSAGHALHVFINGQLSGTVYGSLDQPKLTFSRNVNLKVGINKISLLSVAVGLPNVGVHYETWNTGVLGPVILNGLNEGTRDLTKQRWSYKVGLKGESLSLDTISGSSSVEWNEESLLVQKQPLTWYKTTFNAPEGNDPLALDMLGMGKGEIWVNGVSLGRHWPGYIAKGNCGGCNYAGTFTEKKCQSGCGQPSQRWYHIPRSWLKSSGNLLVVFEEWGGDTSKVSLVRRTV, from the exons ATGAGAGAAATGGGTTCTATGTGGATAATGTCGAGAGTCAAGATTTATGTGTATATTTTCTTGCTTTCTTTGGCTTGTTCTTCAGTAACAGCCACTGTTTCTTATGATGATAAATCCTTTATTATTAATGGGAAGAGAAGAATTCTCGTTTCTGGTTCTATTCATTACCCAAGAAGCACTGCGGAG ATGTGGCCTGATCTTATTCAGAAGGCCAAAGATGGAGGTTTAGATGTTATACAGACTTACGTGTTTTGGAATGGGCATGAGCCATCTCCTGGAAAT TATAATTTCGAGGGGAGGTTTGATCTTGTCAAGTTCATCAAACTGGTGCAGCAGGCCGGCCTATACGTTCACCTTCGCATTGGACCTTATGTTTGTGCAGAATGGAATTTTGG GGGATTTCCTGTTTGGCTAAAATATGTGCCAGGAATCCGTTTCAGAACGGATAATCAGCCTTTCAAG GTGGCAATGCAAGGATTTGTTACAAAAATTGTCAGCTTAATGAAGTCGGAAAGTTTGTTTGAGCCTCAGGGAGGACCAATAATTATGTCGCAG ATTGAAAACGAGTATGGACCAGTGGAGTGGGAGATTGGTGCTCCTGGTAAAGCTTATACAGCATGGGCTGCAAAAATGGCCGTGGGACTCAATACAGGTGTTCCATGGATAATGTGCAAACAAGAAACCGCCCCCGATCCCATT ATAGATACATGCAATGGTTTCTATTGCGAAGGCTTCCGTCCTAACAGGCCTTACAAACCAAAAATGTGGACTGAAGTCTGGACAGGCTG GTATGCACAATATGGTGGCGCGGTTCCTCACAGACCAGTTGAGGACTTGGCTTTTTCGATAGCCAGGTTTGTCCAAAACAATGGTTCATACTTCAATTATTACATG TATCATGGAGGGACGAACTTTGGTCGAACTGCAGCTGGCCTTTTTGTTACCACCAGCTATGATTATGATGCTCCAATCGATGAATATG GACTTGTCAACGAGCCAAAATATGGGCACTTGAGGGATTTACATAAAGCAATTAAGCAATGTGAGCCGGCTTTAGTTTCATCATATCCAACTGTGTCATGGCCTGGTAAAAATCAAGAG GTTCATGTCTTTAGAACAAAATCCGGGGATTGTTCTGCGTTTCTTTCCAACTACGACCCTACATATTCTGCAAAACTAACTTTTGGAAATACCCAATATGATTTGCCACCTTGGTCTATCAGCATTCTTCCGGACTGCAAAACTGCTGTTTACAACACTGCAAGA ATAAGCTCCAAAGGTTCAGATGCAAAGATGATACCTGTGAATGGTGGACTATCTTGGCAGTCTTACAATGAAGAGACGCCTTCTGCTGATAACAGTGACACTCTCGCTATGGAAGGTTTGTGGGAGCAAGTAAATGTCACTAGAGATTCATCTGATTATCTGTGGTACCTGGCTCA AGTTAACATAGCTTCTGATGAAGCCTTCTTAAAGAATGGACGGTTGCCTCTTCTCACGGTCATGTCAGCAGGCCACGCCTTGCACGTTTTTATCAACGGCCAATTATCAG GAACTGTGTACGGGAGCCTGGATCAACCTAAACTAACGTTCAGCAGGAATGTGAATTTAAAAGTTGGGATCAACAAAATCTCTTTACTTAGTGTCGCGGTTGGTCTGCCG AATGTTGGTGTTCATTACGAAACGTGGAATACTGGAGTTCTTGGTCCGGTCATTCTAAACGGTTTAAACGAAGGGACAAGAGATTTAACAAAGCAGAGATGGTCGTACAAG GTCGGTCTAAAAGGCGAGTCACTCAGCCTCGATACCATTAGTGGAAGTTCTTCTGTCGAATGGAACGAGGAATCCCTCTTGGTTCAAAAGCAACCTCTGACATGGTACAAG ACCACGTTTAACGCACCAGAAGGGAACGACCCTTTGGCTTTAGACATGTTAGGAATGGGAAAAGGCGAGATATGGGTAAACGGTGTAAGCCTAGGAAGGCACTGGCCTGGATACATTGCAAAAGGCAACTGTGGTGGCTGTAATTATGCAGGCACATTCACAGAGAAGAAATGCCAAAGTGGTTGTGGACAGCCGTCTCAAAGATG GTATCATATACCACGTTCTTGGCTGAAGTCGAGCGGGAATCTGTTGGTAGTTTTCGAAGAATGGGGAGGCGACACCAGTAAAGTTTCTCTAGTTAGAAGAACGGTGTAA
- the LOC140818069 gene encoding beta-galactosidase-like isoform X1, protein MREMGSMWIMSRVKIYVYIFLLSLACSSVTATVSYDDKSFIINGKRRILVSGSIHYPRSTAEMWPDLIQKAKDGGLDVIQTYVFWNGHEPSPGNYNFEGRFDLVKFIKLVQQAGLYVHLRIGPYVCAEWNFGGFPVWLKYVPGIRFRTDNQPFKVAMQGFVTKIVSLMKSESLFEPQGGPIIMSQIENEYGPVEWEIGAPGKAYTAWAAKMAVGLNTGVPWIMCKQETAPDPIIDTCNGFYCEGFRPNRPYKPKMWTEVWTGWYAQYGGAVPHRPVEDLAFSIARFVQNNGSYFNYYMYHGGTNFGRTAAGLFVTTSYDYDAPIDEYGLVNEPKYGHLRDLHKAIKQCEPALVSSYPTVSWPGKNQEVHVFRTKSGDCSAFLSNYDPTYSAKLTFGNTQYDLPPWSISILPDCKTAVYNTARISSKGSDAKMIPVNGGLSWQSYNEETPSADNSDTLAMEGLWEQVNVTRDSSDYLWYLAQVNIASDEAFLKNGRLPLLTVMSAGHALHVFINGQLSGTICIFLLVRPTNLCKISCSVIGTVYGSLDQPKLTFSRNVNLKVGINKISLLSVAVGLPNVGVHYETWNTGVLGPVILNGLNEGTRDLTKQRWSYKVGLKGESLSLDTISGSSSVEWNEESLLVQKQPLTWYKTTFNAPEGNDPLALDMLGMGKGEIWVNGVSLGRHWPGYIAKGNCGGCNYAGTFTEKKCQSGCGQPSQRWYHIPRSWLKSSGNLLVVFEEWGGDTSKVSLVRRTV, encoded by the exons ATGAGAGAAATGGGTTCTATGTGGATAATGTCGAGAGTCAAGATTTATGTGTATATTTTCTTGCTTTCTTTGGCTTGTTCTTCAGTAACAGCCACTGTTTCTTATGATGATAAATCCTTTATTATTAATGGGAAGAGAAGAATTCTCGTTTCTGGTTCTATTCATTACCCAAGAAGCACTGCGGAG ATGTGGCCTGATCTTATTCAGAAGGCCAAAGATGGAGGTTTAGATGTTATACAGACTTACGTGTTTTGGAATGGGCATGAGCCATCTCCTGGAAAT TATAATTTCGAGGGGAGGTTTGATCTTGTCAAGTTCATCAAACTGGTGCAGCAGGCCGGCCTATACGTTCACCTTCGCATTGGACCTTATGTTTGTGCAGAATGGAATTTTGG GGGATTTCCTGTTTGGCTAAAATATGTGCCAGGAATCCGTTTCAGAACGGATAATCAGCCTTTCAAG GTGGCAATGCAAGGATTTGTTACAAAAATTGTCAGCTTAATGAAGTCGGAAAGTTTGTTTGAGCCTCAGGGAGGACCAATAATTATGTCGCAG ATTGAAAACGAGTATGGACCAGTGGAGTGGGAGATTGGTGCTCCTGGTAAAGCTTATACAGCATGGGCTGCAAAAATGGCCGTGGGACTCAATACAGGTGTTCCATGGATAATGTGCAAACAAGAAACCGCCCCCGATCCCATT ATAGATACATGCAATGGTTTCTATTGCGAAGGCTTCCGTCCTAACAGGCCTTACAAACCAAAAATGTGGACTGAAGTCTGGACAGGCTG GTATGCACAATATGGTGGCGCGGTTCCTCACAGACCAGTTGAGGACTTGGCTTTTTCGATAGCCAGGTTTGTCCAAAACAATGGTTCATACTTCAATTATTACATG TATCATGGAGGGACGAACTTTGGTCGAACTGCAGCTGGCCTTTTTGTTACCACCAGCTATGATTATGATGCTCCAATCGATGAATATG GACTTGTCAACGAGCCAAAATATGGGCACTTGAGGGATTTACATAAAGCAATTAAGCAATGTGAGCCGGCTTTAGTTTCATCATATCCAACTGTGTCATGGCCTGGTAAAAATCAAGAG GTTCATGTCTTTAGAACAAAATCCGGGGATTGTTCTGCGTTTCTTTCCAACTACGACCCTACATATTCTGCAAAACTAACTTTTGGAAATACCCAATATGATTTGCCACCTTGGTCTATCAGCATTCTTCCGGACTGCAAAACTGCTGTTTACAACACTGCAAGA ATAAGCTCCAAAGGTTCAGATGCAAAGATGATACCTGTGAATGGTGGACTATCTTGGCAGTCTTACAATGAAGAGACGCCTTCTGCTGATAACAGTGACACTCTCGCTATGGAAGGTTTGTGGGAGCAAGTAAATGTCACTAGAGATTCATCTGATTATCTGTGGTACCTGGCTCA AGTTAACATAGCTTCTGATGAAGCCTTCTTAAAGAATGGACGGTTGCCTCTTCTCACGGTCATGTCAGCAGGCCACGCCTTGCACGTTTTTATCAACGGCCAATTATCAGGTACTATATGCATTTTCTTACTTGTGCGTCCAACAAATTTGTGTAAAATTTCTTGTTCGGTGATAGGAACTGTGTACGGGAGCCTGGATCAACCTAAACTAACGTTCAGCAGGAATGTGAATTTAAAAGTTGGGATCAACAAAATCTCTTTACTTAGTGTCGCGGTTGGTCTGCCG AATGTTGGTGTTCATTACGAAACGTGGAATACTGGAGTTCTTGGTCCGGTCATTCTAAACGGTTTAAACGAAGGGACAAGAGATTTAACAAAGCAGAGATGGTCGTACAAG GTCGGTCTAAAAGGCGAGTCACTCAGCCTCGATACCATTAGTGGAAGTTCTTCTGTCGAATGGAACGAGGAATCCCTCTTGGTTCAAAAGCAACCTCTGACATGGTACAAG ACCACGTTTAACGCACCAGAAGGGAACGACCCTTTGGCTTTAGACATGTTAGGAATGGGAAAAGGCGAGATATGGGTAAACGGTGTAAGCCTAGGAAGGCACTGGCCTGGATACATTGCAAAAGGCAACTGTGGTGGCTGTAATTATGCAGGCACATTCACAGAGAAGAAATGCCAAAGTGGTTGTGGACAGCCGTCTCAAAGATG GTATCATATACCACGTTCTTGGCTGAAGTCGAGCGGGAATCTGTTGGTAGTTTTCGAAGAATGGGGAGGCGACACCAGTAAAGTTTCTCTAGTTAGAAGAACGGTGTAA
- the LOC140818544 gene encoding probable polyamine oxidase 5, whose product MVSKKPRIVIIGAGMAGLAAANKFYTTANSKQLFELSVVEGGARIGGRINTSNFCGDRIEEGATWIHGVGGSPIYEIAQEEGLLHSQEPWECMDVILEDPVTIAEGGYELNKSLVEPISGFFKNLMDFVQGKPVDEDSVRVCCEVLKRCKLGSENLSVGSFLRHGLEYYWGLLKDQKGVNGVGNWSRKSLEESIFRMHEGIQRTYTSAGDLRNLDYVAEKEYVMFPGDEITIAKGYSSVLESLASVLPVGMIQLNRKVTKIEWRSAHSEKELLRMENGLENRPVKLHFCDGSIVLADHVIVTVSLGVLKHGICQDSDLFNPPLPSPKARAISKLGYGVVNKVFLELSPSSNYDQETNNPTKFPFLEMVFHPPDSELRNPKIPQWIRKTSFISPIYNNSKVLLSWFAGEEALALESLTDDQILDGFSTTISNFLPTKSQSQKNTNPNPNHFNYSKVLRTQWGTNPLFLGSYSYVAVGSSIDDIDTLAEPLPQITNLESPPLQILFAGEATHRTHYSTTHGAYYSGLREANRLLEHYHCVV is encoded by the coding sequence atggtgAGCAAAAAGCCTAGAATAGTGATAATTGGTGCAGGAATGGCAGGCCTAGCAGCTGCTAACAAGTTCTACACAACTGCAAACTCGAAGCAGCTTTTCGAGCTTTCAGTAGTGGAGGGTGGAGCCAGAATCGGCGGAAGAATCAACACTTCGAATTTCTGCGGTGACAGGATTGAGGAAGGGGCTACCTGGATCCATGGAGTTGGAGGCAGCCCGATTTATGAAATCGCGCAAGAAGAAGGTTTACTTCACTCTCAGGAGCCGTGGGAGTGCATGGATGTGATTCTTGAAGATCCCGTCACTATTGCAGAAGGTGGGTATGAGCTCAACAAATCTCTCGTCGAGCCCATTTCGGGTTTTTTCAAGAATTTGATGGATTTCGTTCAGGGGAAACCCGTGGACGAAGATTCTGTTCGGGTTTGTTGCGAAGTGTTGAAGCGTTGTAAACTTGGGTCTGAGAATCTGAGTGTGGGTTCTTTTCTGAGGCATGGTCTTGAATATTACTGGGGGCTTCTGAAGGATCAGAAGGGTGTTAATGGAGTTGGGAATTGGAGCAGAAAATCGCTTGAAGAATCCATTTTTCGTATGCACGAGGGGATACAGAGAACTTATACATCCGCGGGGGATTTGCGCAATCTTGATTATGTTGCGGAGAAAGAGTATGTAATGTTTCCAGGGGACGAGATTACTATAGCTAAAGGTTACTCTAGTGTGCTCGAATCTTTAGCTTCCGTGTTGCCAGTTGGAATGATTCAGTTGAACCGCAAAGTTACGAAAATCGAGTGGCGATCTGCTCATAGCGAGAAAGAGCTTCTGCGCATGGAAAATGGCCTCGAAAACAGACCGGTGAAGCTGCATTTTTGCGATGGGTCGATCGTTCTGGCCGATCATGTTATTGTCACAGTTTCACTTGGTGTTCTTAAACATGGGATTTGTCAAGATTCTGATTTGTTTAATCCGCCATTGCCTAGTCCAAAGGCTAGAGCCATTTCGAAGCTCGGTTATGGAGTTGTGAACAAGGTGTTCTTGGAACTCAGCCCCTCTTCAAATTATGATCAAGAGaccaataatccaacaaaattcccCTTCTTGGAAATGGTGTTCCACCCCCCGGATTCCGAGTTAAGGAACCCCAAGATTCCTCAGTGGATCAGAAAAACATCCTTCATATCTCCAATTTACAACAATTCAAAGGTCCTTTTGTCATGGTTTGCCGGAGAAGAGGCTCTCGCACTCGAATCCCTCACCGACGACCAAATCCTCGACGGGTTCTCCACAACCATTTCGAACTTTTTACCAACAAAATCCCAATCCCAAAAGAACACGAATCCTAATCCCAACCATTTCAATTATTCAAAAGTTTTAAGAACTCAATGGGGCACAAATCCACTCTTCTTGGGATCATACAGTTATGTAGCGGTCGGATCCAGTATAGATGACATAGATACATTGGCTGAGCCATTGCCCCAAATCACCAATCTTGAATCTCCGCCATTGCAAATCCTATTTGCTGGAGAGGCCACACACAGAACACATTACTCAACCACTCATGGGGCTTACTATAGTGGGCTAAGGGAAGCCAACAGGCTTCTTGAGCACTATCATTGTGTTGTATGA